In a single window of the Alphaproteobacteria bacterium genome:
- the trpB gene encoding tryptophan synthase subunit beta, protein MPDMLNSFRSGPDENGRFGIFGGRYVAETLMPLILEVEQAFRAAQNDPEFWRLWDYYAKHYVGRPSPLYFAERMTAHLGGAKIYFKRDELNHTGSHKANNVLGQVLLAKRMGKTRIIAETGAGQHGVATATFCALFDLPCVVYMGAVDVERQKPNVFRMKLLGAEVVPVTSGSATLKDAMNDALRDWVANVDDTYYVIGTAAGPHPYPEMVREFQSIIGREAKEQILEAEGRLPDTLVACIGGGSNAIGLFHPFLDDAGVACIGAEAAGRGVETGEHAAAITGGSPGVLHGNRTYLLQNEDGQIQEAHSISAGLDYPGIGPEHSWLADQGRVQYVPVTDREALDAFQLCSKIEGIIPALEPAHALAHVCKIAPDLPEDHLIVMNMCGRGDKDVFSVADALGVTL, encoded by the coding sequence ATGCCCGACATGCTCAATTCCTTCCGCTCCGGCCCGGACGAAAACGGCCGTTTCGGGATTTTCGGCGGCCGCTATGTCGCCGAAACGCTGATGCCGCTGATCCTGGAAGTGGAGCAGGCCTTCCGCGCCGCCCAGAACGACCCGGAGTTCTGGCGCCTGTGGGACTATTACGCCAAGCACTATGTCGGCCGCCCCTCGCCGCTGTATTTCGCCGAGCGCATGACCGCCCATCTCGGCGGCGCCAAGATCTATTTCAAGCGGGACGAGCTGAACCACACCGGCAGCCACAAGGCCAACAACGTGCTGGGCCAGGTGCTTTTGGCCAAGCGCATGGGCAAGACCCGGATCATCGCCGAGACCGGCGCCGGCCAGCACGGCGTCGCCACCGCCACCTTCTGCGCCCTGTTCGATCTGCCTTGCGTCGTCTATATGGGCGCGGTCGACGTGGAGCGGCAAAAGCCCAACGTCTTCCGCATGAAGCTGTTGGGGGCCGAAGTGGTGCCGGTCACCAGCGGCTCGGCCACGCTGAAAGACGCCATGAACGACGCGCTGCGCGACTGGGTCGCCAATGTCGATGATACCTATTACGTGATCGGCACCGCCGCCGGCCCGCACCCCTATCCGGAAATGGTGCGCGAGTTCCAGTCGATCATCGGCCGCGAGGCGAAGGAACAGATCCTGGAAGCCGAAGGCCGCCTGCCGGATACGCTGGTCGCCTGCATCGGCGGCGGCTCCAACGCCATCGGCCTGTTCCACCCCTTCCTGGACGATGCCGGCGTCGCCTGCATCGGCGCCGAGGCGGCCGGCCGCGGCGTCGAGACCGGCGAGCATGCCGCCGCCATCACTGGCGGCTCGCCCGGCGTGCTGCACGGCAACCGCACCTATCTGTTGCAGAACGAGGACGGCCAGATCCAGGAGGCGCACTCCATCTCCGCCGGCCTCGACTATCCCGGCATCGGGCCGGAGCATTCCTGGCTCGCCGACCAGGGCCGGGTGCAATACGTGCCCGTCACCGACCGCGAGGCGCTGGACGCCTTCCAGCTCTGCTCGAAGATCGAGGGCATCATCCCGGCGCTGGAGCCGGCGCACGCGCTGGCCCATGTCTGCAAGATCGCGCCGGACCTGCCCGAGGATCATCTGATCGTCATGAATATGTGCGGCCGCGGCGACAAGGACGTGTTCAGCGTCGCCGATGCCCTGGGAGTAACCCTATGA
- the gpmA gene encoding 2,3-diphosphoglycerate-dependent phosphoglycerate mutase, producing MADTHTLVLIRHGQSQWNLENRFTGWKDVDLTEAGQEEARRGGRLLREGGYDFDACYTSVLTRAIKTLNIALEEMDRLWLPVTKDWRLNERHYGALQGLNKAETAEKHGADQVFIWRRSFDIPPPALTADDERYPVNDPRYRNLPKEVIPLTESLKTTIERVLPYWEAEIAPKIRAGQRLIISAHGNSIRALVKHLEGLSDEEIPLVEIPTGVPLVYKLNADLKSVKKFYLGQEKEAA from the coding sequence ATGGCCGACACCCACACCCTCGTTCTGATTCGCCACGGCCAGAGCCAGTGGAACCTGGAAAACCGCTTCACCGGCTGGAAGGATGTCGACCTGACCGAAGCCGGCCAGGAGGAGGCGCGCCGCGGCGGCCGCCTGCTGCGCGAGGGCGGCTACGACTTCGACGCCTGCTACACCAGCGTGCTGACCCGCGCGATCAAGACCCTGAACATCGCCCTGGAAGAAATGGACCGGCTCTGGCTGCCGGTGACCAAGGACTGGCGCCTGAACGAGCGCCACTACGGCGCGCTCCAGGGCCTGAACAAGGCGGAAACCGCCGAGAAGCACGGCGCCGACCAGGTGTTCATCTGGCGCCGCAGCTTCGACATCCCGCCGCCGGCCCTGACTGCCGACGACGAGCGCTATCCGGTCAACGACCCGCGCTACCGCAACCTGCCGAAAGAGGTCATCCCGCTGACGGAGAGCCTGAAGACCACCATCGAGCGCGTGCTGCCCTATTGGGAGGCCGAAATCGCGCCGAAGATCCGGGCGGGCCAGCGCCTCATCATCTCCGCCCACGGCAATTCGATCCGGGCGCTGGTCAAGCATCTGGAAGGCCTGTCGGACGAGGAAATCCCGCTGGTGGAAATCCCGACCGGCGTTCCACTGGTCTACAAGCTGAATGCCGACCTGAAATCGGTGAAGAAATTCTACCTGGGTCAGGAGAAAGAGGCCGCCTGA
- a CDS encoding phosphoribosylanthranilate isomerase, with protein MPVRAKICGLNTAESVAAALEHGAAWIGLMFFPPSPRFVALDRAAGLSAQAAGRAGRVGVFVAPEDALLEETLAAVALDAIQLHGKEPPERVAEVKARFGLPVWKAVSIAEPADLATARRYCETADRLLFDAKPPKGSKLPGGNAVAFDWRLLAGSEWPLPWLLSGGLHAGNVAEAVRLTGAAAVDVSSGVESAPGQKDPARIRAFLDAVAAI; from the coding sequence ATGCCGGTCCGGGCGAAAATCTGCGGCCTGAACACGGCAGAAAGCGTGGCGGCCGCGCTGGAGCATGGCGCGGCCTGGATCGGGCTCATGTTCTTCCCCCCCTCGCCGCGCTTCGTCGCGCTTGACCGGGCCGCTGGCCTCAGCGCCCAGGCGGCCGGCCGGGCCGGCCGGGTCGGCGTGTTCGTGGCGCCGGAGGACGCGCTGCTGGAGGAAACGCTGGCCGCGGTGGCCCTCGACGCGATCCAACTGCACGGCAAGGAGCCGCCGGAGCGCGTCGCAGAGGTGAAGGCCCGCTTTGGCCTGCCGGTCTGGAAGGCCGTTTCCATTGCCGAACCGGCGGATTTGGCGACCGCCCGCCGATACTGCGAGACCGCAGACCGGCTACTGTTCGACGCCAAGCCGCCGAAGGGCAGCAAGCTGCCGGGCGGCAACGCCGTCGCCTTCGACTGGCGCCTGCTGGCGGGCAGCGAATGGCCGCTGCCCTGGCTGCTTTCCGGCGGCCTGCACGCGGGCAATGTGGCCGAGGCGGTGCGGCTCACCGGTGCCGCGGCGGTGGATGTTTCCTCCGGCGTCGAGAGTGCGCCGGGGCAGAAAGACCCCGCGCGCATCCGCGCCTTTCTTGACGCGGTGGCGGCAATCTAG
- a CDS encoding phosphotransferase, translated as MDYGQGFALGRIGDATFTRLLDAGAIRRPLYARAVDTLVALQSRADATAIEVPAYDLGFFRNETTLLMRSTGIGPRGAAPSATVRGTFLEALDAILVPVLDARPPVLVHRDFHVDNLMVVAGRDGVRACGLLDFQDALIGPPAYDLVSLLQDERRDVDPALADAMRAAMLPRPRPARRAGLLDTRPATASEEFRHFCPGVAARRQARLSAPHPSHVGPGRPLPGARAGAGPDGRMAGGALAGRRPPHPRPTGARRMSLCPPPHRAMILAAGRGTRLASLTATTPKPLIRAGGHALIDLALQQLQAAGVREYVVNTHHLAERVEDHVRRWPVSCLHLSRERDLLETGGGVARALRWLGLTPFYVLNSDVIWLDPPGRSLLRLAEAWQDDRMDVLLLLAPTVKAQGYDGRGDFTMQPDGRLVRRPASTLAPFVFTGAQILSPRAFVDAPAGAFSLNRIYDRAAERGRLYGLRFEGDWIDAGTPERLHLASEALLHARQGTLW; from the coding sequence GTGGACTACGGCCAGGGGTTCGCGCTGGGGAGGATCGGCGACGCCACCTTCACCCGCCTGCTGGACGCCGGCGCGATCCGGCGCCCGCTCTACGCGCGGGCGGTGGACACGCTGGTGGCGCTGCAATCCCGTGCCGACGCCACCGCCATTGAGGTGCCTGCCTATGACCTGGGCTTTTTCCGGAACGAGACGACTCTGCTCATGCGTTCGACTGGTATTGGCCCGCGGGGTGCGGCGCCGTCAGCGACTGTGCGCGGAACCTTTCTGGAGGCGCTGGACGCGATCCTGGTTCCGGTGCTGGACGCCCGTCCGCCGGTGCTGGTGCACCGCGACTTTCACGTCGACAATCTGATGGTGGTAGCCGGCCGCGACGGCGTCCGTGCGTGCGGCCTGCTCGATTTTCAGGACGCGCTGATCGGCCCGCCCGCCTATGACCTGGTCTCGCTGTTGCAGGACGAGCGGCGCGATGTGGACCCGGCGCTGGCGGACGCGATGCGCGCCGCTATGCTGCCGCGGCCCCGCCCTGCACGACGAGCGGGCCTATTGGACACTCGGCCTGCAACGGCATCTGAAGAATTTCGGCATTTTTGCCCGGGTGTCGCGGCGCGACGGCAAGCACGGCTATCTGCGCCACATCCCTCGCATGTGGGGCCTGGTCGACCTCTGCCTGGCGCGCGAGCCGGCGCTGGCCCCGATGGCCGCATGGCTGGCGGAGCACTGGCCGGCCGGCGACCGCCCCATCCCCGGCCTACCGGAGCCCGCCGCATGAGCCTTTGCCCGCCGCCGCATCGCGCCATGATCCTGGCCGCCGGTCGCGGCACCCGCCTCGCCAGCCTGACCGCGACCACGCCGAAGCCGCTGATCCGGGCCGGCGGCCATGCGCTGATCGACCTGGCCTTGCAACAATTGCAGGCGGCGGGCGTGCGCGAATACGTGGTCAACACCCACCATCTGGCGGAGCGGGTGGAGGATCATGTGCGCCGCTGGCCCGTGTCCTGTCTGCACCTCTCGCGCGAGCGGGACCTGCTGGAGACCGGCGGCGGCGTCGCGCGGGCGCTGCGCTGGCTGGGGCTGACGCCGTTTTACGTGCTGAACAGCGACGTGATCTGGCTCGATCCACCCGGTCGCTCGCTGCTGCGCCTTGCCGAGGCCTGGCAGGACGACCGCATGGACGTGCTGTTGCTGCTGGCGCCGACCGTCAAGGCCCAGGGCTATGACGGCCGCGGCGATTTCACCATGCAGCCGGACGGCCGGCTGGTGCGGCGGCCCGCCTCGACCCTGGCGCCCTTTGTCTTCACCGGCGCGCAGATCCTCTCGCCCCGCGCCTTTGTCGACGCGCCGGCCGGTGCGTTTTCGCTGAATCGCATTTACGACCGGGCGGCCGAGCGGGGCCGGCTCTACGGCCTGCGCTTCGAAGGGGACTGGATCGACGCCGGCACGCCGGAACGCCTGCATCTGGCGAGCGAGGCGTTGCTGCACGCGCGCCAGGGGACGCTCTGGTGA
- the trxA gene encoding thioredoxin TrxA gives MATSPVTDSSFDQDVLKSDTPVVVDFWAEWCGPCKMIGPSLEEISDAMGERVKIVKINVDENPQTPGKYGVRGIPTLMLFKNGELAAQKVGAAPKGALQQWVEDHI, from the coding sequence ATGGCCACCAGCCCCGTCACCGACTCCTCGTTCGACCAGGATGTCCTCAAGTCCGACACGCCCGTGGTCGTCGATTTCTGGGCCGAATGGTGCGGCCCGTGCAAGATGATCGGCCCCTCACTGGAGGAGATTTCCGACGCCATGGGCGAGCGGGTGAAGATCGTGAAGATCAACGTGGACGAAAACCCGCAAACCCCCGGCAAATACGGCGTGCGCGGCATCCCGACCCTGATGCTGTTCAAGAATGGCGAACTGGCGGCGCAGAAAGTCGGCGCGGCGCCGAAGGGCGCGTTGCAGCAATGGGTTGAAGACCATATTTAG
- the tsaE gene encoding tRNA (adenosine(37)-N6)-threonylcarbamoyltransferase complex ATPase subunit type 1 TsaE, which yields MQTLLTLTLADEAATRRLGGRLALVLAAGDVLALEGDLGAGKTTLARGLIQAALGRDEPVPSPTFTLVQTYEPADGPAIWHFDLYRLGGPDELLELGWDEALAAGVALVEWPERAGDALPSATLWLRLEEAGAGRRAVFEAEDERWRERLSGRLVA from the coding sequence ATGCAGACGCTGCTCACTCTCACCCTGGCCGACGAGGCCGCGACGCGCCGCCTGGGCGGCCGGCTGGCGCTCGTGCTGGCGGCCGGCGACGTGCTGGCGCTGGAGGGCGACCTGGGCGCCGGCAAGACGACGCTCGCCCGCGGCCTGATCCAGGCGGCGCTGGGACGGGACGAGCCGGTGCCGAGCCCGACCTTCACCCTGGTGCAGACCTATGAGCCGGCCGACGGACCGGCGATCTGGCATTTCGACCTCTATCGCCTGGGCGGACCGGACGAATTGCTCGAACTCGGCTGGGACGAGGCCCTGGCGGCGGGAGTGGCCCTGGTGGAATGGCCGGAGCGCGCCGGCGACGCCCTGCCGTCCGCGACGCTCTGGCTGCGCCTGGAGGAAGCCGGCGCCGGCCGGCGGGCCGTGTTCGAGGCGGAGGACGAGCGTTGGCGCGAACGCCTGAGCGGGAGGCTGGTGGCATGA
- a CDS encoding tryptophan synthase subunit alpha, translated as MSRLAKRFADLKSAGRTGFVGYISAGDPDGETSFAILKGLPGAGVDVIELGVPFTDPAADGPAVQAAGQRALKAGISLRKVLAMVRRFREQDQETPIVLMGYFNPIYIYGCEAFSRDAAAAGVDGLITVDLPPEEDAELREPATAAGLDIIRLTAPTTDDARLPKVVGTASGFIYHVSITGITGTKSPTVETLRPVMERLRRHTDLPIAIGFGVKTPEQAREIGALGDAVVVGSAIVNAVAAKLDADGKAQPGLVDHVLALVRQLADGAHGA; from the coding sequence ATGAGCCGGCTCGCCAAACGCTTCGCCGACCTGAAATCGGCCGGCAGGACCGGTTTCGTCGGCTATATCTCCGCCGGCGATCCGGACGGCGAGACCTCGTTCGCGATCCTGAAGGGCCTGCCAGGGGCGGGCGTCGACGTGATCGAGTTGGGCGTGCCCTTCACCGACCCCGCCGCCGACGGCCCGGCCGTCCAGGCCGCCGGCCAGCGGGCGCTGAAGGCCGGCATCAGCCTGCGCAAGGTGCTGGCCATGGTCCGCCGGTTCCGCGAGCAGGACCAGGAAACGCCCATCGTGCTGATGGGCTATTTCAACCCGATCTACATCTATGGCTGCGAGGCGTTCTCCCGCGATGCCGCCGCCGCCGGCGTCGACGGCCTCATCACCGTCGACCTGCCGCCGGAGGAGGACGCGGAGCTGCGCGAGCCCGCAACCGCGGCCGGGCTCGACATCATCCGCCTGACCGCCCCCACCACCGACGACGCCCGCCTGCCCAAAGTGGTCGGCACCGCCAGCGGTTTCATCTACCATGTCAGCATCACCGGCATCACCGGCACCAAATCGCCGACGGTCGAGACGCTGCGGCCCGTGATGGAGCGGTTGCGCCGCCACACCGACCTGCCCATCGCCATCGGCTTCGGCGTCAAGACACCGGAGCAGGCGCGCGAGATCGGCGCGCTGGGCGACGCGGTCGTGGTCGGCTCCGCCATCGTCAACGCCGTGGCCGCAAAACTGGACGCGGACGGCAAGGCCCAGCCGGGCCTGGTGGATCATGTCCTGGCCCTGGTCCGCCAACTGGCCGACGGCGCCCACGGGGCCTGA
- the addB gene encoding double-strand break repair protein AddB, whose amino-acid sequence MSGGATPTGLYTIPAGTPFLDALARGLLVRLGDDPAALSRVRLFLPTRRACLAMADAFLRVSDGRPLLLPKLEPLGDLDPEDWQAEAFGAAGTIADLPPPIAPLRRQLLLARLIQKRDQVQNPDQALSPDQALKLAEALGQWLDQVQIHDRDPAKLADLVPAEYADHWGETLTFLEILTDNWPGILAEQGVMDAVERRKAVIDAQIAAWAADPPPTPVIAAGSTGSLPATARLMRAILALPAGAVVLPGLDTDLDPEAWDCLPEGHPQYGLSRLLGSLEADRSAVRPWPASGGSDRGGPDPHTARRQQQRAALLRRALRPAEAPPATESSVAPLSAAEVSGAGVTLVAAPGPEAEARTIALALRDFLERTGEETAALVTADRGLARRVAAELARWRIAVDDSAGEPLLETPPGLYLRLVAEAACNELAPVSLLALLKHELAAVDRAEVRRLERAALRGLRPGPGVAGLRAALAADPANADTATALAPLLERIEAALAPLAAVAARRDAPLTDWLTAHVRAAEALAASAEQAGQEKVGAEQAGAEQAGAERLWADEAGEAAALALDGLLAAAEAFGAVGARDYPAVFEELLAGQTVRPRYGKHPRLAILGPLEARLQCPDLAILGGLNEGSWPPEPERDPWMGRHMRQNFGLPLPEWRIGLAAHDFAQALAAPEVMLTRAERVGGAPTVPARWLARLELAARQAAGAIGDRTPNPLAEGAERWLAWAAALDPAAGGPPPDLPAVAPPVEARFRDLSVSDVERWVRDPYGHYARHILRLYPLEAIDQEPDAADRGNTLHHVLHAFVATLTPGVWPEDAPAQLLALGEQAFAPFRDRPGVHAFWWHRFCRMAGWYAGHEAGRWPALAAAATERELRGPVSVAGTSVDLRARLDRLDRMEDGGFVVIDYKSGSLPALEPAPDKAWTASAARAWSPQLPLEGMLVLQQHAGADLEALEAWAVGGGRDTPGEAKDLTEKTEPVAAAEQAWAGLERLLAQFADPTMPYLSEPRPLLAPRYSDYRHLARTGQDEGGDA is encoded by the coding sequence GTGAGCGGCGGCGCGACGCCGACCGGCCTTTACACCATTCCGGCCGGAACCCCGTTTCTGGACGCGCTCGCCCGCGGCCTGCTGGTGCGCCTGGGCGACGACCCGGCCGCACTCAGCCGGGTGCGGCTGTTCCTGCCGACCCGGCGCGCCTGCCTCGCCATGGCCGATGCGTTCTTGCGGGTCAGCGACGGCCGGCCGCTGTTGCTGCCGAAGCTGGAGCCGCTCGGCGATCTCGACCCCGAGGACTGGCAGGCGGAGGCGTTCGGCGCGGCCGGTACCATCGCCGATCTGCCACCGCCGATTGCCCCGCTGCGCCGCCAATTGCTGCTGGCGCGCCTGATCCAGAAGCGCGACCAGGTCCAGAATCCCGACCAGGCCCTCAGCCCCGACCAGGCGCTGAAACTGGCCGAGGCGCTGGGGCAGTGGCTCGACCAGGTGCAGATCCACGACCGCGACCCGGCGAAACTGGCCGACCTCGTGCCGGCGGAATACGCCGACCACTGGGGCGAGACCCTGACTTTCCTGGAAATCCTGACCGACAACTGGCCGGGGATTCTCGCGGAGCAAGGGGTGATGGACGCGGTCGAGCGGCGCAAGGCCGTGATCGACGCCCAGATCGCCGCCTGGGCGGCGGATCCGCCGCCAACGCCGGTGATCGCCGCCGGCTCGACCGGCTCGCTGCCGGCGACGGCGCGGCTGATGCGGGCGATCCTGGCCCTGCCGGCCGGCGCCGTGGTGCTGCCGGGCCTCGACACCGACCTGGACCCGGAGGCCTGGGACTGCCTGCCGGAAGGGCATCCGCAATACGGCCTCTCTCGCTTGCTCGGAAGCCTGGAGGCCGACCGGTCGGCGGTGCGGCCCTGGCCCGCATCCGGCGGTTCGGATCGGGGCGGTCCCGACCCGCACACCGCCCGGCGCCAGCAGCAACGCGCCGCCCTGTTGCGCCGGGCCCTGCGCCCGGCCGAGGCACCGCCGGCCACCGAGTCCTCCGTCGCACCCTTGTCCGCCGCCGAGGTGTCGGGGGCGGGCGTGACCCTCGTTGCCGCGCCGGGGCCGGAGGCGGAGGCGCGCACCATTGCGCTTGCGCTCCGCGACTTCCTGGAACGGACCGGCGAGGAGACCGCGGCGCTGGTGACCGCCGACCGCGGTCTGGCACGGCGGGTGGCGGCGGAACTGGCGCGCTGGCGGATCGCCGTCGACGATTCCGCCGGCGAGCCGCTGCTGGAGACGCCGCCCGGCCTCTATCTGCGCTTGGTGGCGGAGGCCGCGTGCAACGAACTGGCGCCGGTGTCGCTGCTGGCGCTGTTGAAACACGAGTTGGCGGCTGTCGACCGGGCCGAGGTGCGCCGCCTGGAGCGCGCGGCTCTGCGCGGACTGCGGCCCGGCCCCGGCGTGGCCGGGCTACGAGCCGCGCTGGCGGCCGATCCGGCCAACGCCGATACTGCAACCGCACTCGCGCCGCTGTTGGAGCGGATCGAGGCCGCCTTGGCGCCGCTGGCCGCGGTGGCTGCCCGGCGGGACGCACCGCTCACCGACTGGCTGACGGCGCATGTGCGGGCCGCCGAGGCCCTGGCCGCCAGCGCGGAGCAGGCGGGCCAGGAGAAGGTGGGCGCGGAGCAGGCGGGCGCGGAACAGGCGGGCGCGGAACGGCTCTGGGCCGACGAGGCCGGCGAGGCGGCGGCGCTGGCGCTGGACGGCCTGCTGGCCGCGGCTGAGGCGTTCGGCGCGGTGGGCGCGCGCGACTATCCGGCCGTGTTCGAGGAATTGCTGGCCGGCCAGACCGTGCGGCCGCGCTATGGCAAACACCCGCGACTCGCCATTCTCGGGCCGCTGGAGGCGCGGCTGCAATGTCCGGACCTGGCCATTCTGGGCGGCCTGAACGAGGGCTCCTGGCCGCCGGAGCCGGAGCGGGACCCGTGGATGGGCCGGCACATGCGCCAGAATTTCGGCCTGCCGCTGCCGGAATGGCGCATCGGCCTGGCCGCGCACGATTTCGCACAGGCGCTGGCCGCGCCGGAGGTGATGCTGACCCGGGCTGAGCGGGTGGGCGGCGCTCCGACCGTGCCGGCCCGCTGGCTCGCGCGGCTGGAACTGGCGGCACGGCAGGCCGCCGGCGCCATCGGCGACCGCACGCCGAACCCGCTGGCCGAGGGTGCCGAGCGATGGCTCGCCTGGGCCGCGGCCCTGGACCCGGCCGCGGGCGGCCCGCCGCCGGACCTGCCAGCGGTGGCGCCGCCGGTCGAGGCCCGCTTCCGCGACCTCTCGGTCAGCGATGTCGAGCGCTGGGTGCGCGACCCCTATGGCCATTATGCCCGTCACATTCTGCGCCTCTATCCCCTGGAGGCCATCGACCAGGAACCGGATGCCGCCGACCGCGGCAACACCCTGCACCATGTGCTGCACGCCTTCGTTGCGACGCTGACGCCGGGCGTCTGGCCGGAGGATGCGCCGGCGCAATTGCTGGCGCTGGGCGAGCAGGCGTTCGCGCCCTTCCGCGACCGCCCCGGCGTGCACGCCTTCTGGTGGCACCGCTTCTGCCGCATGGCCGGCTGGTATGCGGGCCACGAGGCGGGGCGCTGGCCGGCCCTGGCCGCCGCGGCCACCGAGCGCGAGTTGCGCGGGCCGGTGAGCGTGGCCGGGACCAGCGTCGACCTGCGGGCGCGGCTTGACCGGCTCGACCGGATGGAGGATGGCGGCTTCGTCGTCATCGACTACAAGAGCGGCAGCCTGCCGGCGCTGGAGCCGGCGCCGGACAAGGCCTGGACCGCCAGCGCCGCGCGGGCCTGGTCTCCGCAATTGCCGTTGGAGGGCATGTTGGTCTTGCAGCAGCACGCTGGCGCCGACCTGGAAGCGCTGGAAGCCTGGGCCGTCGGCGGCGGCCGCGATACTCCGGGCGAGGCCAAGGATCTGACCGAGAAGACCGAGCCGGTCGCCGCCGCGGAGCAGGCCTGGGCCGGCCTGGAACGGCTGCTGGCGCAGTTCGCGGACCCGACCATGCCCTATCTCTCCGAGCCGCGGCCCCTGTTGGCGCCGCGCTACAGCGACTACCGCCATCTGGCCCGCACCGGCCAGGACGAGGGTGGCGATGCCTGA
- a CDS encoding ABC transporter substrate-binding protein encodes MLGRSGQRPCRKRGWGIAAAIGAIALASLASAAPALAQKQGGVLRVYNSSNPPSLSIHEEGTIATVMPMMAVFNNLVLSDQSKPKSSIDTVVPDLAESWSYDDSQTNLTFKLRQGVKWHDGQPFTAKDVKCTWDWVSGLAKSGFRKNPRKVWFDNLKEITVDNDYEVTFHLNDPQPSLLTLLASGHSPVYPCHVPAKTMRTAPIGTGPFMFKDFQSNASIRVERNPNYWKAGMPYLDAIQWTLIRSRPTRILAFTAGEFDLTFIGDVTMPLLGQVKEQDPEAICKLAPTNVTVNLAVNRTSPPFDDPDLRKAMELALDRQSFIDIVTHGVGLISGAMLPPPEGAWGMPAEELNKLEAYAGTVDERRAKARQIMEAKGYGPNNKLKIKVSTRDFTAYKDPAVILVDQLNQIYFDAELEIVESSLYFGRMIKGNYQVALNLTGSSVDDPDAVLKANYLCGAQNNYTNYCNPEIDTLIHAQSRETDPVKRKAIVWDIERALIRDGARPMIYQGNVNTCWQPYLKGIVRKEDSIYNDWRFEQMWFDK; translated from the coding sequence ATGTTGGGACGATCGGGCCAAAGGCCCTGTCGCAAGAGAGGCTGGGGCATTGCCGCGGCCATCGGTGCCATCGCCCTGGCCAGCCTGGCCAGTGCGGCGCCGGCGCTGGCCCAGAAACAGGGCGGCGTGCTGCGGGTCTATAACAGCTCCAACCCACCCAGCCTCTCGATCCACGAGGAAGGCACCATCGCGACCGTGATGCCGATGATGGCGGTGTTCAACAATCTGGTGCTGTCCGACCAGTCGAAGCCGAAAAGCTCCATCGACACCGTGGTGCCGGACCTGGCCGAGAGCTGGTCCTATGACGACAGCCAGACCAACCTGACCTTCAAGCTGCGCCAGGGCGTGAAATGGCACGACGGCCAGCCGTTCACCGCCAAGGACGTCAAATGCACCTGGGACTGGGTCAGCGGCCTCGCCAAAAGCGGCTTCCGCAAAAACCCGCGCAAGGTCTGGTTCGACAATCTGAAAGAGATCACCGTCGATAACGACTACGAGGTGACCTTCCATCTGAATGACCCGCAGCCCTCGCTGCTGACATTGCTGGCGTCCGGCCACTCGCCGGTCTATCCCTGCCATGTCCCGGCCAAGACCATGCGCACCGCGCCCATCGGCACCGGCCCGTTCATGTTCAAGGACTTCCAGAGCAACGCCTCGATCCGGGTCGAGCGCAATCCGAACTACTGGAAGGCGGGCATGCCCTATCTGGACGCGATCCAGTGGACGCTGATCCGCAGCCGGCCGACCCGCATCCTGGCCTTCACCGCCGGCGAGTTCGACCTGACCTTTATCGGCGACGTGACCATGCCGCTGCTGGGCCAGGTGAAGGAGCAGGACCCGGAGGCGATCTGCAAGCTGGCGCCGACCAATGTTACGGTGAATCTGGCGGTGAACCGCACCAGCCCGCCCTTCGACGATCCGGACCTGCGCAAGGCGATGGAACTGGCGCTCGACCGGCAAAGCTTCATCGACATCGTCACGCACGGGGTCGGCCTGATCAGCGGCGCGATGCTGCCGCCGCCCGAAGGCGCCTGGGGCATGCCGGCGGAGGAATTGAACAAGCTGGAAGCCTATGCCGGCACGGTGGACGAGCGGCGCGCGAAGGCCCGCCAGATCATGGAGGCGAAAGGCTATGGCCCCAACAACAAGCTGAAGATCAAGGTCTCGACCCGCGACTTCACCGCCTACAAGGACCCGGCGGTGATCCTGGTCGACCAGTTGAACCAGATCTATTTCGATGCCGAGTTGGAAATCGTCGAATCGTCGCTGTATTTCGGCCGCATGATCAAGGGCAACTACCAGGTGGCGCTGAACCTGACCGGCTCCAGCGTCGACGATCCGGACGCGGTGCTGAAGGCCAACTATCTCTGCGGTGCGCAGAACAACTACACCAACTACTGCAACCCCGAGATCGACACGTTGATCCACGCCCAGTCGCGCGAGACCGACCCGGTGAAGCGCAAGGCCATTGTCTGGGATATCGAACGGGCGTTGATCCGCGACGGTGCCCGGCCGATGATCTACCAAGGCAATGTCAACACCTGCTGGCAGCCCTATCTCAAGGGCATCGTCCGCAAGGAGGACAGCATCTACAACGACTGGCGCTTCGAACAGATGTGGTTCGACAAATAG